The genomic interval TTGCCGGTAGCGTGGCTGGTCATTTCTGCCGTAAGTCATTGTTTTGGTGGTTATGGGGTTTGGATATTTGCTTGTCGTCACCCTTGATTATCTGTATCTGCTGACGTAGACCCGTCTTTTTTGTCTTTGCTGCTTTCGAGGATGTTTAACCGGATACCCACATTATGTAATGTTTCGAGGGCTATCCCGGGCTGCATTTTAAAGTGCTTGCGTAAGCGGGTAATGAATACGTCCATACTTCTGCTGGAAAAGAAACTACTGTTTCCCCAGACTTTCAGCAGGATCTCATCCCGCTTTACCAGTTTATTGCTGTTCTCGACCAGGTACCGCAGTACTTTTGCCTCTTTCTTGGTGAGGGTGGCAAAAGCCTCTCCCCCGGTCTTTCGGAGTTCTTTTTCTTCATAGTTAAACCTCACATCATCGCCCAGTTTATAGATACCATCTCCCGGCACATCTTTGGGCAGCGTCCTGCGCAGGA from Chitinophaga filiformis carries:
- a CDS encoding response regulator transcription factor, which produces MVGNVQILLAEDDYQYGNIIKKQLEASGYQVVLCFDGEVAWKKFQRDDFDLCILDVMMPKKDGFTLAQDIRKKNGMIPILFVSAKSADEDRLHGFRIGGDDFLVKPFSMRELIMRIRVFLRRTLPKDVPGDGIYKLGDDVRFNYEEKELRKTGGEAFATLTKKEAKVLRYLVENSNKLVKRDEILLKVWGNSSFFSSRSMDVFITRLRKHFKMQPGIALETLHNVGIRLNILESSKDKKDGSTSADTDNQG